In Clostridia bacterium, the genomic stretch AGCAGCGCGAGGCGGATCTTCAAAAAGAAGAACAGGCCCGCATGGCCGAAAGAGAAGCCCAGAAAAAAGAAAAGGATCTGGCGCGCCGCAAAAAATACGAGGACGAAAAATCAAAGTAAGAAAACATTGCCTCCCCGACCGAACCCGGCGATCGGTCGGGGAGCGTTTTAAGTCAAAATGCCAAATTAGGGCGCACGGAACGAAAGATTTTTTTCCGGTTTATAGATAAAAGCATCGGCAGTATAAAAAACTGAAAAAAACTCTTGCAATCGCAGATTTCATATGATATAGTATTAGGTACCTGTAAAAGGTGCTTTTTTTATTATGCAAAAAAACAGGCGGACACCAGGATAATCATAGATATAAGACGACGGAGGTGCTAAAATGAGAGTAAAGATCACATTGTCCTGCACGGAATGCAAGCAGAGAAATTACAACACGATGAAGAACAAGAAAAACGATCCCGACAGACTTGAGATGAACAAATACTGCAGATTCTGCAGAAAACACACTCTTCATAAGGAAACGAAATAACAGACTTGGAGGTCACTTAAATGGCAGACGCTGCTGCTACCAAAAAGAAAAATATTTTCAAGCGATTTATCCCTTATCTGAAGGAACTGCGCAGCGAGACTAAAAAGATAGTATGGCCCAACAAATCCCAGGTTACGAACAATACGATAGTCGTTATCGTTATGATAGTTATTATCGGAGCGTTCATTGCCGCCATAGACTCGCTTTTAGGCCTCGGTATGTTTGCTTTATTCGGCAGATAATCGCGCTTATATTAAAATTGACCGAAGAAGGAGGTCTCTGCTCGCGCTTTTGCGCAGCAGTTTAAGAAATATGTCTGAAGGCGCAAAATGGTATGTTGTACACACTTATTCGGGCTATGAAAACAAAGTTGCCGCCGACATAGAAAAAGCGGCGGAAACGCGCCGTATGACCGATCTCATACAGGCGGTCAGCGTTCCTTTAGAAAAAGTTGTCGAAATAAAGGACAACAAGCGCAAAGAAGTGGAACGCAAAATGTTCCCCGGATACGTACTCGTTAAGATGATAATTACCGATGAAAGCTGGTATGTCGTTAGAAATACGCGCGGCGTTACCGGTTTTGTCGGCCCCGGCTCCAAGCCGGTCCCCTTAAGCGAAAGCGAGATACTTTCGCTCGGCGTTGAAAAACGCGCCGTATCAGTCGATTACGACATAGGCGACCCTGTAAGAATATTAGACGGCGCGCTTGCTTCCTTCAGCGGATACGTTGAAGATCTGAATATAGAAAAGAATTATGTCAAAGTAAGCGTGTCCATGCTCGGCCGCGCTCTTCCCGTAGAGCTTGAGCTCGATCAGGTCGAACGCGCGGAGCAGGCATAAATTAAGTATATTTTGCGAAAAGGCCTTTCGCATCATATAACTGCGCGGTATCGCGCGGTAAAGTGGGAGAGAGGAAAATTTTTAAGCCTCTCGACTTTTGACCACATTGAATTATGGAGGTGTACTAAGTGGCTCAGAAAGTAATAGGCTACGTTAAGCTTCAGATCCCCGCCGGCAAAGCAACTCCCGCTCCCCCGGTAGGACCTGCGCTTGGTCAGCATGGCGTCAATATCATGGCGTTCACTAAGGAGTTCAACGAGAGAACAAAGAAGGATATCGGTCTCATCATTCCGGTAGTTATCACGGTCTATGCCGATCGTTCCTTCTCGTTCATCACCAAGACTCCGCCCGCAGCAGTGCTTATAAAGAAGGCCTGCAACATAGAAAGCGGCTCCGGCGTTCCCAATAAGACGAAGGTAGCTACTATCTCGAAGGACGAGATAAGAAAGATAGCCGAGCTTAAAATGCCCGACCTTAACGCTTCGAGCGTTGAGACCGCAATGAGCATGATAGCCGGCACAGCACGCAGCATGGGCGTTGTAGTTGAAGAATGATCTGCCCGCCGCGCGCTTGTGGGAGGACAAGTCCGAAAATACCACACTATTTTAAGGAGGAAAACTCGTGAAGAGAGGAAAGAATTATAAAGAGAGCCAAAAGCTTATAGACAGAAGCACACTCTATGAGCCCCAGGAGGCGCTCGATCTCGTTATCAAGACCGCTAAGGCAAAGTTTGACGAAACCGTTGAGCTTCACATAAAGCTCGGCGTTGACTCGCGTCATGCGGATCAGCAGGTCAGAGGCGCCGTTGTACTTCCCAACGGTACCGGTAAGAAAGTTCGTGTGCTCGTATTTGCAAAGGAAGAAAGATTTGAAGAAGCTAAGGCTGCAGGCGCTGATTTCGTAGGCGGCGCAGAGCTTATCCCGAAGATCCAGAATGAGAACTGGTTCGAATACGACGTTGTTATCGCAACTCCCGACATGATGGGCGTTGTAGGTCGTCTCGGTCGTGTACTCGGCCCCAGAGGACTCATGCCTAACCCGAAGGCAGGCACCGTTACGCCCGATATCGCACGCGCCGTTACCGAAGCTAAAGCCGGTAAGATAGAGTACCGTCTCGACAAGACGAACATCATCCACTGCCCCATCGGCAAGGTATCGTTCGGCGTTGAGAAGCTTACCGAAAACTTTGACGCTCTTATGGGCGCAGTTATAAAGGCTAAGCCGGCCGCTGCAAAGGGTCAGTACGTAAGAAGCTGCGTAGTTGCTTCCACGATGGGCCCCGGCGTTAAAATAAATAACGCAAAGTTTTAATTAAAGCTTGACATACTGCGGGCTTTATTATAAAATTATATGGTAATCCAAAGACAGCAGGCGCATTTTGCGTAATTGGTACGTCCTACCTGCCGAGGAGAACTTTAAAGTCTTTTCTTATAGTATAAGTTAAGGGTTCTTTTCGGTCGGAAAGAACCCTTTTTTGCTGTCGAAATCTTAAAACCTTGGGAGGTGAAATCTTAAAATGCCCAGCGAGAAAATTTTAAGCGAGAAAAAAGCCATAGTTGAACAGCTTGCTCAGAAGCTTTCGGCTCCCTCCGGCGTGTTTGTTGACTACAAAGGCATCACCGTTGCTGATGATACCGTGCTCAGACGTGAGCTGCGCGCTTCCGGCGTTGATTACAGCGTTGTAAAGAATACGCTTACGCGCTTCGCCGCTAAAGAAGTGGGCCTTGAAGGTCTTGACGAGATCTTAAACGGCACGACGGCTCTGGCTGTTTCTACTACCGATATGATCGCCCCTGCAAAGATCCTGTCGAAATTTGCAAAGCAGAACGAAAAGTTCACCATTAAGATGGGCTTCGTTGAGGGTAAGGTAATAACCCCCGCTGAGGTTGAAGCGCTTGCACTGCTTCCGTCCAAGGAAGAACTTATTGCAAAGGCTCTCGGCGGCTTGAACGCTCCTATCTCCGGTTTTGTAAACGTACTGAACGGCAACATAAGAGGTCTTGTTGTAGCTTTAAACGCTATCGCAGAAAAGAAGGCAGAAGAAGCTGCATAAAGCTTCCGCGCCTCATCGCCTCATTATCAAACAAAAAATTAAATTCGAATATTATGGAGGAAATTAAAATGGCTAGCGAAAAAGTTGTAAAGTTGATTGAAGATGTAAAGGCTCTTACCGTACTTGAGCTTTCCGAGCTTGTAAAGGCTCTTGAGGAAGAATTCGGCGTATCCGCAGCTGCTCCCGTAGCTGTTGCTGCTGCTCCCGCTGCAGGCGCTGCCGCTGCTGACGCTCCGGCTGCTGAGAAGACTGAGTTCGACGTTGTTCTTGCAGACGTTGGCGCTGAGAAGATCAAGGTCATCAAGGTAGTAAGAGAAGTTACCAGCCTCGGCCTTAAGGAAGCTAAGGAGCTCGTTGACAACGCTCCCAAGGCTATCAAGGAAGGTATCTCCAAGGAAGACGCTGAAGCTATCAAGGCTAAGTTTGAAGAAGTCGGCGCAAAGGTCGAGCTTAAGTAATTTAAGTAAAAACGAAAAACGGACGGGATCTCTCCCGTCCGTTTTTTATTTTATCCATCAGTCGCTGTAATCGGCATAGTGCGCAAGGAACACAGGCTCGCCGCCGTCGAAATAAAAGACGAACTTATCCTTTTCATACGCAAGCGGTATCTCGTCTGCGTATCCCCGGCGAAGCAGCTCGGCTATCGCCTCACGGTACGTCATGCCCTCCTCGTATATGCCGCTTTCGCGTATCAGCTCATCGAGCGCGCGCAGATTCTCAGACGGCGGCCAATCCCCGTGATCGTCCGTCATACTTACGGGCGTGTCGGTCTTTATCATCACGTCAAACTCCTCGATATCGGCAGGCGCAGCCCAGACCGTGTATACGATCCTGCCGTCGCGCACTTCTGTATCGAAGGCGCGCATAACGTATATGCGCTCGTTCGCGTAGCCCCAGCCTGTCGCGGTATATTCCTCCCCGTCGGGGTCGTATTCCCACAGGTTCTCGAAGCTCTCATGTGAAAGCCCCGCCTCATCGAAATGCTTCTTTGCCGTTTCGTCAACTAAAGACGACGGCATCTTAACGCGATCCTCCGCCTTATCTTTTAGCTTTTTTTCGTTCAATATGAACGTGTACATAAGATACTCGCCCGCCCGCTTCGGAGCGCTGCCCTCATCAAAGAACGGCAGATAATCCAATCTGTAATCAACAGCGAACTCAAAGAAGCGCGCCGCGTCAAATTTCGTATGCTCCAAAAACACGGGGTGACCGTCCTTTAAATAAAATCTGAAAGTAATGATATCCGCCGAAACGGGGATCTCAGCCGTTCTGCCCGCGTCCATAAGCGCCGTAATCGCCTCGCCGTATGTCATGCCCTCGCTGTAAAGACCGCTGTCACGTATCAGCGCATTTAAACGCCTCAGTCCCTCGCTGTCGTAGTCGTTTTCCGTAAAGTCTATTACAAAATACGGCGAAAGCTCCATGCCGTTAAATTCATCGGCGTCGAGCGGTCTGCATAATACCGTATATACGCGGCCGAGCGGCGTATCTTCCGTTTGGCAGTCCTCCATAATATACGAAGGCTCGTTCGCGTAGCCCCAGCCCGTCGCGGTATAAGTCTCGGTCTCCTCGTCGTAATCCCACATGCCTTCGTCGCTTGCGTGGATAATATGCGTCGCATTGAAGTATTCTTCCGCCGTTTCATCAACGAGCGCCGCCGGCATCTGAACATAGCCGTCCATATTCGCTTTAAGCTCCTGTTCGTTCATGATAAAGGCGTACATTAGATGATCGGACGACTTTTGCGGCGTTCTGCCCTCATCGAAAAAGGGTACGCAGTCAAATCTGTACTCTGCCGCAAGCCAAAAAAACTCCTGCGCAGTAAGGCTTTCGTTATCATCAGTCTCTACGGTCTCGGCCGTTCCCGCCTGCTCCCCTTCGTCCGGCTTGCCGCCGCTTGCGCAGCCGACAAGCAGGCATATGATAAGTGCGGCAATTATAAAAACAGTCAGCCTTTTTTTCAAACGGCTCTCCCCCTTTATCCGTTCCACCGCTCGGTCGTATCAAGCACGGCCCTTCCTTCCTTTAGACTCTTTGGCACGTCGATTATACGCTGGTTCTTCGAGCCCCTGAAGCGTATGGAAAGGCTTCTCTGCGCTAAAACGAACCTTCCG encodes the following:
- the rpmG gene encoding 50S ribosomal protein L33, yielding MRVKITLSCTECKQRNYNTMKNKKNDPDRLEMNKYCRFCRKHTLHKETK
- the secE gene encoding preprotein translocase subunit SecE, with amino-acid sequence MADAAATKKKNIFKRFIPYLKELRSETKKIVWPNKSQVTNNTIVVIVMIVIIGAFIAAIDSLLGLGMFALFGR
- the nusG gene encoding transcription termination/antitermination protein NusG, producing the protein MSEGAKWYVVHTYSGYENKVAADIEKAAETRRMTDLIQAVSVPLEKVVEIKDNKRKEVERKMFPGYVLVKMIITDESWYVVRNTRGVTGFVGPGSKPVPLSESEILSLGVEKRAVSVDYDIGDPVRILDGALASFSGYVEDLNIEKNYVKVSVSMLGRALPVELELDQVERAEQA
- the rplK gene encoding 50S ribosomal protein L11; translated protein: MAQKVIGYVKLQIPAGKATPAPPVGPALGQHGVNIMAFTKEFNERTKKDIGLIIPVVITVYADRSFSFITKTPPAAVLIKKACNIESGSGVPNKTKVATISKDEIRKIAELKMPDLNASSVETAMSMIAGTARSMGVVVEE
- the rplA gene encoding 50S ribosomal protein L1, with the protein product MKRGKNYKESQKLIDRSTLYEPQEALDLVIKTAKAKFDETVELHIKLGVDSRHADQQVRGAVVLPNGTGKKVRVLVFAKEERFEEAKAAGADFVGGAELIPKIQNENWFEYDVVIATPDMMGVVGRLGRVLGPRGLMPNPKAGTVTPDIARAVTEAKAGKIEYRLDKTNIIHCPIGKVSFGVEKLTENFDALMGAVIKAKPAAAKGQYVRSCVVASTMGPGVKINNAKF
- a CDS encoding 50S ribosomal protein L10 codes for the protein MPSEKILSEKKAIVEQLAQKLSAPSGVFVDYKGITVADDTVLRRELRASGVDYSVVKNTLTRFAAKEVGLEGLDEILNGTTALAVSTTDMIAPAKILSKFAKQNEKFTIKMGFVEGKVITPAEVEALALLPSKEELIAKALGGLNAPISGFVNVLNGNIRGLVVALNAIAEKKAEEAA
- the rplL gene encoding 50S ribosomal protein L7/L12, giving the protein MASEKVVKLIEDVKALTVLELSELVKALEEEFGVSAAAPVAVAAAPAAGAAAADAPAAEKTEFDVVLADVGAEKIKVIKVVREVTSLGLKEAKELVDNAPKAIKEGISKEDAEAIKAKFEEVGAKVELK